The sequence GCCCTGCGAACATAAGGGGTAAATTTTAAGATTATTCCTTTTGTACTCTCCAGATGCGTGTGGTCCTGTCGCTAGAAGTAGTAACAATGAATTGATTGTCAGAGCTAATCGCTACTGAGAGTATTAGATTAGTATGTCCCGTCAGGGTATGAAGCAGTGCACCAGTATGAGCGTTCCAGATGCGTGCTCTATGGTCGCCATAGTCGCTAGATCCAGTGACAATGAATTGATTGTTAGGACTAATCGCTACTGAGCTTATTGCATAAGTACATCCTTTAAGTATACGGATGAGCTTTCCAGTATTTGCATTCCAGATGCGTGCAGTATTATCGAAAAAAGATCCAGTAACAATGAACTGATTGTCTGGACTAATCGCTACTGAGTTTATTGCATCAGTATGTCCTTTAAGTATACGGATGAGCTCTCCAGTATTTGCATTCCAGATGCGGGCAGTTTTGTCGTCAGATCCAGTAACAATGAATTGATTGTCTGGACTAATTGCTACTGAGTTTATTGCATCAGTATGTTTAAAGAGGGTATGAAGTAGTACACTAGTATGAGCGTTCCAAATGCGCGCGGTCTTGTCGTCCGATCCAGTAACAATGAACTGATTGTCAGGACTAACCGTTACTGAGTTGATTCTTTCAGTATGACCAATAAGGGGATAAAGGAGTGTGTCTGTATTCGCGCTCCAGATGAGTGCGGTCTTGTCGTAAGATCCAGTGACAATAAACTGATTATCAGGGCGAATTGCTACTGAGGTTATTCCACTAGTATGGCCATAGATAGTATGGAGTTGTGTTCCAGTTTTAGCATCCCAAACGCGTCCGGTCTCGTCGTCCGATCCAGTAACAATGAACTGATTATCAGAGCTGATAGCTACTGAGTTTATTCCACTAGTATGACCTGAAAGGGTATAGAGTAGTGTGCCCGTATGAGCATCCCAGATGCGGGCAGTTTTGTCGTCAGATCCAGTAACAATGAACGTATTGTCAGAGCTAATTGCTACCGAGCCTATTACACCGGTATGACCCGAAAGCGAAACTGATGTAATGCGAGCTTCAGGATCCGACCATTTTGTTTCTTTCTGATCAGTGGCATGTTGTATGATATATGGGGTAGTACTTAAAAGTAGAATTAATGTAATATTTTTAGATATCTTCACAACAAACCCTTCTTTGCATTCCTATGAACTAAATTTTTTTCTAAATGTTTGCCCATACTTACTTCTTTTGTTAAAAAAATTAACTTAAATTTTCATCTTCTTAATAAAAGCCACAAATTCCATAACATCTTCCCTGGTGGTATCCCAAGAAGTCATCCAACGCACCTCTGATAATGCAGAATCCCACACATAAAAAGAATATTTTTCCTGCAACAGAGCGATCATTTTCTGATCCAAAATAGCAAATACGGCGTTGGCCTGAACCTGCTTACTAATCTTAATATAAGAAATATCTTTAATTTCATCCGCAAGAAGCATAGCCATAGCATTTGCATGCTGCGCATTTTTCAACCATAAATCATCGGTTAATAAAGCTATAAATTGCGCTGATATAAAACGCATCTTAGAAACAAGCTGCATACCCTGCTTGCGAATATATTTAAAATCTTTTGATAGCTCTTTATTAAAAAATATTGCAGCTTCACCAATCATCATACCATTCTTGGTACCACCAAAACACACCACATCAATTCCTACATCTTTTGTAAGCACAGCTAAACTGACGTTCAAACTAGCTGCCGCATTGCTCAAACGGGCTCCATCCATATGCACATACATATCGTGAGCGTGAGCAAACTCGGTAATTTTTGCAATCTCAGCTGGCGTATAAAGCGTCCCACATTCTGTACCTTGTGTTATCGATATAACCCTGGGTTGCACTCGATGTTGATCACCTCTACTCAACAGCTGATTTTGAATAGCTGCGACCGTAAGCTTGCCGTCTTGGGTTGGTATAGCAAGCAATTTACTACCAATGTAATGTTCAGGCGCTCCACATTCATCAACATTAATATGGGCTGATTCAGCGCAAATAATGCTTTCGTATGGTTTTACTAACGCACTCAAACACAGCACATTAGCTGCTGTACCTGTAGTTAAAAAGTACACATCTATATCGTTACCAAAATGTTTTTTAAAAAGCCCTATAGCTTTTTCGGTATAATTATCATCAGCATAGGCTTTTTCATGCCCCCGATTAGCATCATTGATGGCTTTTAGAACAGTAGGATGAATTCCTGCATAATTATCACTCGCAAAACTTTTCCATAGCATATTTTTTTGCCTCTGCATTAATAACACATAAAAAGGTTTAAGTAAGCTTAAATCAATATTTTACTACTATGCTAATCGTTTTTCAAAAAAGCCCTAGCAGAATGAGATTTTAGATATTTTTCAAACTCAAGAGCTTTCACTTTATCACTAAAACTACAATGCCAAACTAATTCTCATGGTTTATAAGCGGTAGTATAAACTGAACCACCATTGTTATGAGTAGTAACGCGCTCTACCATATTAAGTGTAAAACCCACATAGATGATTTCAGAAAATCGTATGGATTTAATGATATAAACGTAATACATAAAAAAATGGACCTAAAAAATACAGCCCTTGCACAGCATGGGCGAAGACTGGCCTGCCTGGCATTTCTTGCAGAAATGACTGGCGGCACTCATTGGGCACACTTCGAACTTTTAGATGGAGCAGATTACAAGAGAACCTTGCATTCATACAGGCACCAAGAACTGTTTAAGTACTCGATTGAGATAAGATCTTTCTATATACGACACAATGTAACATTTATTACCGGCAATGATATCGCCAGCTATTTGATTTAACCCTCCATAAGAACATTTGACAATGTTATAACATTGTATAGCATTGTGTCATACAGTTGTTTAACCGATCTTAGTTGTGAGGGAGTCGACCATGCTAAAAAAATTGGTCAAATATGGCAATAGCAATGCCTTAATCCTTGATAAAGCAATCATGGAATTGCTTAATATGAAGGAGGGATCTGTAGTGAAGTTCAAGACGGATGGCAAGTCACTCATCATCACACCAGTCGAGGGGGAAAAGGCTTCAAGCATAACTTTGAATGCTAATGAAACCTTGATGAATATAAATGCTGAAAAGACTGAAGCGGCCAAAGCTGACCCAGATAAAAAACATGTGTTTGAGGAATGGGCACCAGGGACTGAGAATTTCTCGCGATTGACTGAGGCACTTGCTCCAATAATGGCCAAAAATGCACAGGAAATAAGTGTGTTTGGGTCTCCAGCATTTATGGTAGAGGCAGATGCATTGGCGGCTAAACACCATGGGGATAGATCATCTTCAAAAGCATTCATGAAAGATCTTATCGCTTTACAGGATAAGTATGCGCCAGGCTATTATAACAAGGCGCAGCAGGAAATGCGTGAAGCGTATAAAAAAGTTGGTTATCCAATGGAGCTGTTCGCTGCAGACAATGATTGGGATTAACTTCTTGATTGTTCAATAAAATGTGACCCCTTGGCGCGCGAGGGGTTGCGCAAGTTCTATAATGGATTGACTAACGCATCAACTGATGAAATAGTCGGATAAAGCTTTCCAGCTCATCAGAGCTGATTTTTGCAAAAAATTGCGCGTCAGTTTGCTCTACAAGTGGCAAAGCTTGCGTAAGAATATCCTTTCCTGATGGGGTAAGCATAGGATTTTTGCTTCGTTCATCCACTGAATTTATACGTTTGATTAATTTTTTCCGTTCAAGACCTCTGAGTATCTGTGAAGTTGTATTTGGATCAAGGCTTGCCATCTTGCCAATCTCAACTTGATTCACCTTACTACCATCTTTGGTTAACCAACCTAACGTTGCAAGAACAACAAACTGTGGATGCGTAAGACTTACTGTCTTGAGCGCCTTTTCGATCGCCGTGCGCCACTGCATGCTCACACGCCACAAAAGATACCCAGGACTTTCATCTGGTGTTTGATACACACTTATATGTCTAAAATTTATTGGATCACTCATGAATATCTACTCCCATCGCATCGGCAATTACCTTAAAATCAGATTCTGGTATTTCAAAACAACCACGTCGAAATGGAAATCCCCACTGTTTTTTATTTTTTATAAACGAAAGAGCGCTAATTAATAATTCGATCGGCGCATCCTGTGCGGCAAAAAACTGTACATCACGACGCCATGGAATAAAATCAACGCTCATACGAAACTCATAGGGAGCTCTATCTTGCACTCTCCCAATAGCAGTAAACTTTCTGCATGCAGTTTTTTCTCCAAATATCTCAACAGGAGAATAATACACGATCCAATCTCCAGCCGTCATTTTATTCAGTGGACCACCCTTACCATGACAAACCTGTGCAAAACCGCCAGCAGCTCCACCTTTAACGTGCTCTCGGCTGGCAACACCTATCCAGTACTTTGCCATTAAGCTCTCTTTGCTAATTTAAAAGCTCTAATTCTATGACCATCAAGATCAAGCGCAACGAATGTGCGACCAAAATCCATATCAGTCGGCTTTTGAATCATCGTGATACCTTTATTACCCCAATCTTCATACAAAGCGTCCACATCTTCTGTACTAAAACATATTTCTGCAGCACCTGGAGTAGCAGTTACCAATGGCTCTGCGGTATAACGAGACCACAATCCCAACATTACTCCATTAGGTAATGCAAACATCGAAAACGTAGGTTGTAATTCGACTGGTTCAAAACCAAATAATTTTTTATAAAAATGTGCACTTTCAATGGGATTTTCTACAAACAAAAGAACATAACTTAGATTGGGCTTAAACATATCAATATCCTTATATAACTGATTTATTAATGCATACGTATAAATATAATACGCATGCATACAAAGTCAAATAGCCCATGAATAGGCGCATATCACTGGTGTCGTGGCGGAAATACAGAAAGAGCCATATTACAACGAGAACGCCGCAACAAATTGCGACCAACAAAGATTCGTACGGGAAAAGGCTTACGGCCTTATGCAAATGTCAGGTAAACGAGCGTATGCTGTCGGAACTGCGTAGGTATATAAACAGGCTATTCGTTTTGTACCCAGTAATGTATATTTGATAGTGTTATGTACTCATGATAACATTGCACCATACGCAAAAAAATTTTCGTTGATCTTGAACAGATTATATTTAACAGAGGAATCCGATTGATCGAAAAATTGAAGCTCAAAAACAATTGCTCGAGCATTTGGCCATTAGCGATTTTCGTGGTTGCTTTTTATGCGGTTGATGCATTAAGGCTTTATATAGATATAAGTTATCTTTATGTCGACAGGCTTGTGGTATGGCTCCTTCCAACCTTCTTGTTCATAAGGTTTGTTTTACATCAAAATCCATTTGAGTTCTTAAAGCTCAACACAAATGTAAAAAGAGGAATCCTTTGGGGAGGTATAATTAGTGGTATCCACGCATTACTATATGTTGCTTTTTGGTATTTCTGGAATAGCAAAGTAACCGTAGATTATAGCGTGTGTTTTAAGGCCCTCTGGGATATCGTTTTAACCGCTGGTTTCATCGAAGAAATAGTATTTAGAGGATTTATTTTAGGATATTTGAGGAATATATACACATTCAGAATTGCTAACATCACAAGTTCATTGTTATTCATGATCGCGCACATTCCTTATTGGATTGTCTTTGGTCAGTTTTCATTGCCTTTATATAAGATCCTCTATGACTTCCTGTTTGTATTTACCTGTGGGCTTTTAGAAGGATTTTTCCTTAAAAAGACTAACTCCTTGTGGACTTGTATTATTCACCACTCAACCAATAATTTTTTATCCTTCATGGTGAAATAAACTATAGCTGAACCCATACAATCAAGACGATCGAAGAAAGATATTTCACCAAAACGCGACTTGTATTGTAAACTCCGTGCATATCCTTTTTTTGTTTTACATTACTTAAAAAGACATTTGCCTATCTATTTCGATAAAGGAAATTGCATGACACACTGGGGATGGTACTGGAAGATAAAGAAGCAACATATACCTAGAACACTCTGCTCAACGTTGGTCTCAATCGATTCATTCAAACTTCTACAAAACAATAACACCACCTCTGGATTTACTGTGACGCCTCTAAACATTAGAGCTACCATCAAAGATGATCATCTACAAGTCACATATGGCAAACGCAAAGAGATCTCTTACTCCATTACTATCGACAAGTTAACATGTAACTTTGGTGGCTTTAGGTACTTCTTTAGATGTCCGCTATGCAAGCAACGCATGCGGCTTCTTTACTTCGCCCAGAATAGCATTTTCCTATGCCGTAAGTGCTTAAATCT comes from Candidatus Babeliales bacterium and encodes:
- a CDS encoding WD40 repeat domain-containing protein, which translates into the protein MKISKNITLILLLSTTPYIIQHATDQKETKWSDPEARITSVSLSGHTGVIGSVAISSDNTFIVTGSDDKTARIWDAHTGTLLYTLSGHTSGINSVAISSDNQFIVTGSDDETGRVWDAKTGTQLHTIYGHTSGITSVAIRPDNQFIVTGSYDKTALIWSANTDTLLYPLIGHTERINSVTVSPDNQFIVTGSDDKTARIWNAHTSVLLHTLFKHTDAINSVAISPDNQFIVTGSDDKTARIWNANTGELIRILKGHTDAINSVAISPDNQFIVTGSFFDNTARIWNANTGKLIRILKGCTYAISSVAISPNNQFIVTGSSDYGDHRARIWNAHTGALLHTLTGHTNLILSVAISSDNQFIVTTSSDRTTRIWRVQKE
- a CDS encoding low specificity L-threonine aldolase — its product is MLWKSFASDNYAGIHPTVLKAINDANRGHEKAYADDNYTEKAIGLFKKHFGNDIDVYFLTTGTAANVLCLSALVKPYESIICAESAHINVDECGAPEHYIGSKLLAIPTQDGKLTVAAIQNQLLSRGDQHRVQPRVISITQGTECGTLYTPAEIAKITEFAHAHDMYVHMDGARLSNAAASLNVSLAVLTKDVGIDVVCFGGTKNGMMIGEAAIFFNKELSKDFKYIRKQGMQLVSKMRFISAQFIALLTDDLWLKNAQHANAMAMLLADEIKDISYIKISKQVQANAVFAILDQKMIALLQEKYSFYVWDSALSEVRWMTSWDTTREDVMEFVAFIKKMKI
- a CDS encoding AbrB/MazE/SpoVT family DNA-binding domain-containing protein — encoded protein: MLKKLVKYGNSNALILDKAIMELLNMKEGSVVKFKTDGKSLIITPVEGEKASSITLNANETLMNINAEKTEAAKADPDKKHVFEEWAPGTENFSRLTEALAPIMAKNAQEISVFGSPAFMVEADALAAKHHGDRSSSKAFMKDLIALQDKYAPGYYNKAQQEMREAYKKVGYPMELFAADNDWD
- a CDS encoding MarR family transcriptional regulator, yielding MSDPINFRHISVYQTPDESPGYLLWRVSMQWRTAIEKALKTVSLTHPQFVVLATLGWLTKDGSKVNQVEIGKMASLDPNTTSQILRGLERKKLIKRINSVDERSKNPMLTPSGKDILTQALPLVEQTDAQFFAKISSDELESFIRLFHQLMR
- a CDS encoding EVE domain-containing protein, producing the protein MAKYWIGVASREHVKGGAAGGFAQVCHGKGGPLNKMTAGDWIVYYSPVEIFGEKTACRKFTAIGRVQDRAPYEFRMSVDFIPWRRDVQFFAAQDAPIELLISALSFIKNKKQWGFPFRRGCFEIPESDFKVIADAMGVDIHE
- a CDS encoding VOC family protein yields the protein MFKPNLSYVLLFVENPIESAHFYKKLFGFEPVELQPTFSMFALPNGVMLGLWSRYTAEPLVTATPGAAEICFSTEDVDALYEDWGNKGITMIQKPTDMDFGRTFVALDLDGHRIRAFKLAKRA
- a CDS encoding CPBP family intramembrane glutamic endopeptidase yields the protein MIEKLKLKNNCSSIWPLAIFVVAFYAVDALRLYIDISYLYVDRLVVWLLPTFLFIRFVLHQNPFEFLKLNTNVKRGILWGGIISGIHALLYVAFWYFWNSKVTVDYSVCFKALWDIVLTAGFIEEIVFRGFILGYLRNIYTFRIANITSSLLFMIAHIPYWIVFGQFSLPLYKILYDFLFVFTCGLLEGFFLKKTNSLWTCIIHHSTNNFLSFMVK